The following coding sequences lie in one Bacteroides helcogenes P 36-108 genomic window:
- a CDS encoding DUF6036 family nucleotidyltransferase — MKIKEKITQAIASISNELQKITPEFYIIGASAMILSDIEIGETLDIDILTTEANSSKLQHLLNRYMEIAPKTKEDDLFRSNFARFNLPLMDIEVMGNLQIKKNNIWQSVYVHEYKEVDIGNLIIKIPTIKEQKRILFLFGREKDLKRISILNQHLSD, encoded by the coding sequence ATGAAGATTAAAGAAAAAATCACTCAAGCCATTGCAAGTATATCCAACGAATTACAGAAGATAACCCCTGAATTCTATATTATTGGGGCATCTGCTATGATTTTATCAGACATAGAAATAGGGGAAACCTTAGATATTGACATTTTGACTACCGAAGCAAACTCATCCAAATTACAACATCTACTAAATAGGTATATGGAGATTGCTCCAAAAACAAAAGAAGATGATTTGTTTCGTTCTAATTTTGCCAGATTCAATCTTCCATTAATGGATATAGAAGTTATGGGTAACCTTCAAATCAAGAAAAATAATATTTGGCAATCTGTTTATGTGCATGAATATAAAGAAGTGGATATTGGAAACTTAATTATTAAAATACCAACTATTAAAGAACAAAAAAGAATTTTATTTCTCTTTGGCAGAGAGAAAGATTTAAAAAGAATTTCAATATTAAATCAGCACCTTTCAGATTAA
- a CDS encoding transporter, with amino-acid sequence MILRFLKNWTLPLAMITGTLAYFFFARIPFMVSVKPCVNGLVAFLTPALIFAQLLLTFCKVEVHELRPKAWHGWLLLFQVISCLVVAALLVCCSMQETYREVFEGMMVCLISPTATAAAVITDKLGGSASSLTTYTLLSNLLAAIIVPLVFPLVEPHADITFLVAFLKILSKVFPLLLFPFFLAWFLHTFVPKVYHALLGGRDAAFYLWAVALAIVSGQTVRSLVNSEAPVLVKVLIALAGLVACCVQFYLGKRIGGRYKERISGGQALGQKNTVLAIWMAYTYLNPLSSVGPGSYVLWQNIINSYQLWKKRKKKLKS; translated from the coding sequence ATGATTCTCCGTTTTTTGAAGAACTGGACATTACCTTTGGCGATGATTACAGGCACTTTGGCATATTTCTTTTTTGCAAGGATCCCTTTCATGGTATCTGTCAAGCCTTGTGTGAATGGTTTGGTTGCTTTTTTGACGCCGGCCTTGATTTTCGCTCAATTGCTGCTTACTTTTTGCAAGGTGGAAGTGCATGAGTTGAGGCCAAAAGCTTGGCATGGATGGCTATTGCTGTTTCAAGTGATTTCTTGTCTGGTTGTTGCAGCTTTGTTGGTGTGTTGCTCCATGCAAGAAACTTATCGTGAGGTATTTGAGGGGATGATGGTTTGTCTTATTTCTCCTACTGCCACTGCTGCCGCAGTCATAACCGACAAATTGGGAGGAAGTGCATCGAGTCTGACCACCTATACCTTATTATCCAATCTTTTGGCGGCAATAATCGTTCCTTTAGTGTTTCCTTTAGTGGAGCCTCATGCGGATATAACGTTTTTGGTCGCTTTCTTGAAAATTCTGAGTAAGGTATTCCCACTTTTACTGTTTCCATTCTTTTTAGCTTGGTTTTTGCATACGTTTGTACCAAAGGTATATCATGCGTTGTTGGGGGGGCGCGATGCGGCTTTCTATCTATGGGCTGTGGCACTTGCCATTGTCTCCGGGCAGACTGTACGTTCTTTGGTAAATAGTGAAGCTCCTGTTCTTGTGAAAGTGCTGATAGCTTTGGCCGGACTGGTAGCTTGTTGTGTTCAGTTCTATTTAGGCAAAAGAATAGGAGGACGTTACAAGGAACGCATCAGTGGCGGGCAGGCATTGGGACAGAAAAATACTGTACTTGCCATTTGGATGGCATATACTTACCTTAACCCATTGTCTTCCGTAGGTCCCGGTTCTTATGTGCTGTGGCAGAACATCATTAACAGTTATCAGTTGTGGAAAAAGAGAAAGAAAAAACTAAAAAGTTAA